The sequence GAAACTTCTAAACCAAATTGCATAGCTTCCTTATCAGTAATTGCAAAAAACTGTGCTCTATTCGTATCATGAAGATGTGCATGAAGAGGACCAACACCTGGATAATCTAATCCTGCTGAAATAGAGTAGGGTTCAGTAATTTGTCCATCTTCTGTTTGCATCAATAAGGTTTTACTTCCATGAATAATTCCAATTTTACCCAAAACCGATGTTGCTGCACTTTCTCCTGAATCTATCCCATGACCAGCAGCTTCTACAGCAATAAGTTTTACATTTACGTTTTCTAAAAACTCATAAAATGCTCCAGCAGCATTACTACCACCACCAACACAAGCAATAACATAATCTGGATTTTCTCTTCCTTCTAATACTTTTAATTGCGATTTTATTTCTTTTGATATTACACTTTGAAATCTAGCAACCATATCTGGATAGGGGTGTGGCCCAACTACAGAACCAATGATATAGAAAGTATCTATTGGATTATTTATCCAATCTCTAATAGCTTCATTAGTTGCATCTTTTAAAGTTTTAGATCCAGAAGTTGCTGGACGAACTTCTGCACCAAGCATTTTCATTCTTGCAACATTTGGAGCTTGTCTTTTAATGTCGATTTCTCCCATATAAACAATGCATTCTAATCCCATTAATGCACAAACTGTTGCTGTTGCTACTCCATGTTGTCCTGCACCAGTTTCGGCAATAATTCTTGTTTTGCCTAGTCTTTTTGCCATTAATATTTGACCAATAGTATTGTTTACTTTATGTGCTCCAGTATGGCAAAGATCTTCTCTTTTTAAATATATTTTAGTATTATATTTTTCAGACAAACGCTTTGCAAAATATAATGGAGTTGGTCTTCCAACATATTGTTGTAGTAAATCATTAAACTCTTCTTGAAAAGAAGGTTCTGCAATGATTTTTAGATAATTTTCTTTTAATTCTTCTACATTTGGAAATAGCATTTCAGGTATGAATGCACCTCCAAATTTTCCGTAGAACCCATCTTCGTCGACAGAATATTTAGTCTTCATATAGTAGTTTTTTTAATCGTCGTAGTTTAGAATAATTTTTATAACCTGTTTTCTTTTCGAATCTGCTATTTACATCGACACC is a genomic window of Flavobacterium jumunjinense containing:
- the trpB gene encoding tryptophan synthase subunit beta yields the protein MKTKYSVDEDGFYGKFGGAFIPEMLFPNVEELKENYLKIIAEPSFQEEFNDLLQQYVGRPTPLYFAKRLSEKYNTKIYLKREDLCHTGAHKVNNTIGQILMAKRLGKTRIIAETGAGQHGVATATVCALMGLECIVYMGEIDIKRQAPNVARMKMLGAEVRPATSGSKTLKDATNEAIRDWINNPIDTFYIIGSVVGPHPYPDMVARFQSVISKEIKSQLKVLEGRENPDYVIACVGGGSNAAGAFYEFLENVNVKLIAVEAAGHGIDSGESAATSVLGKIGIIHGSKTLLMQTEDGQITEPYSISAGLDYPGVGPLHAHLHDTNRAQFFAITDKEAMQFGLEVSKTEGIIPAIETAHAFAVLDKKQFKPEDIVVINLSGRGDKDLNTYIDYFKF